TGGATGTCGGCCTGGATGCGCAGCTTCAGCGGCTTGGGCTGGCCGGCAAACAGGGCCGGAAACAAGGCGGCCAGACGGGCGCCGGTTTCTGCGGGCGAGGCACCGGCGGTCGCCGCGGCAGGCGCGGTCTGGTCGGGGGTCGCAGGCTCGGTATCGGCGGTCACGACGGGCGTGGTCTCGGGCGTGGACATGGTGTCGGCTGAAATGTGCATAAACCTCGATTGTGAACCCAGTCGCGGTGGCACCGGCCCTGGGCGGACGCTGGACTCAGCCCGGCATCATCCCAGGCGCCGCGCCAGCAAGGCCCCGGCGTAACGATCAGGCAGAGGCACCCGCACATGCAGCGGGCTGCCCGGCGCGGCGGTGATGGGCTCGCCGTCCAGGTTGCGCATGGCGTCCAGCACGATCTCGATGTTGCCCGAGGGGTGGATGACCTCCAGGCGGTCGCCCACATCGAAGCGGTTCTTGACCACCACCTCGGCCCAGCCGGCCTCGATGCCCTTGACCTCGCCGACGAACTGGCTGCGCTGGAAGGTGGAGTGGCCGGTGATGTAGTTTTGATAGTCCTGCGAGGGACGGCGCTCCAGCAGGCCGCCGGTGTAGCCCCGGTTGGCCATTCCTTCGAGCTGCAGCAGCAGGTCGGGGTTGAAGGGGCGGCCGGCCTGCGCATCGTCGATGGCCTGGCGGTACACCTGGGCCACGCGCGCCACGTAATAAAGCGACTTGGTGCGGCCTTCCACCTTCAGTGAATCAACCCCGATCTTGACCAGGCGCTCGACGTGCTCGACGGCGCGCAGGTCTTTCGAGTTCATGATGTAGGTGCCGTGCTCGTCTTCCATGATGGGCATGAGCTCGCCCGGGCGACCGGCTTCCTCGATCAGGTAGACCTCGTCGGCGGCCGGGTGGCGCTGGCCGTCGCCGCAGGCCGAAAACGACTTCTCGGCCGCTTCCTGCTCTTGCGCGAAGTTGAAATCCCCCTCCAGCTTGATGGGGATGACCTCGCCCGTGTCGCTGGCCTGGGTGCCCGCGTGGGTTTTGTACTCCCAGCGGCAGGCATTGGTGCAGGTGCCCTGGTTGGGATCACGCCGGTTGAAGTAGCCCGACAGCAGGCAGCGGCCCGAATACGCGATGCACAGCGCCCCGTGCACGAACACCTCCAGCTCCATGTCGGGGCATTCCTGGCGGATGCGCTCGATCTCGTCCAGGCTCAGCTCACGCGAGAGGATGATGCGCTCCACCCCCAGCTTCTGCCAGAACTTGACGGTGGCGAAGTTGGTGGTGTTGGCCTGCACCGAGAGGTGGATGGGCACGTGCGGCCAGTTGCCGAACTCCATCTGCTCGCGCACCATCATGATCAGGCCCGGGTCGGCCATGATGATGCCGTCAGGCCGCATGTGGACGATGGGCTCGATGTCGCGCAGGTAGGTGCGGATCTTGTCGTTGTGCGCGATCAGGTTGCTGGTGAGGTAGAACTTCTTGCCCCGCTGGTGGGCTTCTTCGATGCCCTGCTGGATTTGCTCCAGGCGGAAATCGTTGTTGCGCGCGCGCAGGGAGTAGCGCGGCTGGCCGGCATAGACGGCGTCGGCGCCAAAGTCATAGGCGGCGCGCATTTTGTCGAGCGATCCGGCAGGAAGAAGCAATTCGGTGGTTCTGGGCATGACCCGGATTGTGCCTTGCGGGCACTGTGTGTTCTACTGAATTCCGGCTGCAGCATCGGGCCTTGAACGTGTGACGGCGTTCGCATCCAGCCCTGGGGACTGATGGCCAGGGTGACGTGTTGGTCTTGACCCACCTGCCTGACGGAGCCCCCAGATGGCGAATCTGCTCGATTCACCTGCCTTGCCTGCCCGCGGTCTGCCCCCTCAGGCCACCGCACAACCCGCGCTGGCCCGCGGCCACACGGTGCGGCGCATGCTGTGGTGGCTGGCGCTGCTGTGTGTCTTGCCCGGGGCCACCGTGGGCGCCAGCCTGATCTGGATGGACGCCCAGCGTCGACAGGCCGAGGCCGAACAGACCGCCCTGACGGCCGCGCGGGCCATGGCCTCCACCCTGGACCGCGACCTGGCCTCCATCGTGGCCACCCTGAACGTGCTGGCCACCGAGCCCACGTTGCGGCAGGGTGATCTGGCGGCGTTTCAGCAGCGCGCTGCCGAAACCCTGGTGCACCAGAACATCACCAACTACGTGCTGATTGACCGCCACTTCCAGCAGCGTGTCAACACCTTGCGCCCCTGGGGCACGCCGCTGCCCACGGTGGCCGGCCCCCCCGAACTGCGGCACATCACCGAAGCTGGCGAGGTGGTGCTCAGCGACCTGTTCATCGGCCCCGTCACGGGCCAGCCCATCGTGGGCCTGGGGGTGCCGGTGTACGTGGCCGGCGAGGTGGCCTACAGCCTGAACGTGGGCATCGAGCCCGAGCGCCTGAGCCAGATCCTGCAAGGTGCCAGGCTGCCGGATCATTGGGTGGGCGCCATCATCGACCGGCAAGGCAGGGTGGTGGCCCGCACGCGCCTCAACGAGCGTTACGTGGGGCGTCAGGCCACCGCCGACCTGATGCACGCCCTGCGCCAGCACCCACAGGGCACCGTGAAGACCCACACCCTGGAGGGCATCCCGTCGCTGGGGGCTTTCAGGCGCCTGGAGCAATTTGGCTGGACGGTGGCCATCGGCATCCCGCTGGAAGAACTGCAGGCGCC
The window above is part of the Aquabacterium sp. A3 genome. Proteins encoded here:
- the trhP gene encoding prephenate-dependent tRNA uridine(34) hydroxylase TrhP, with product MPRTTELLLPAGSLDKMRAAYDFGADAVYAGQPRYSLRARNNDFRLEQIQQGIEEAHQRGKKFYLTSNLIAHNDKIRTYLRDIEPIVHMRPDGIIMADPGLIMMVREQMEFGNWPHVPIHLSVQANTTNFATVKFWQKLGVERIILSRELSLDEIERIRQECPDMELEVFVHGALCIAYSGRCLLSGYFNRRDPNQGTCTNACRWEYKTHAGTQASDTGEVIPIKLEGDFNFAQEQEAAEKSFSACGDGQRHPAADEVYLIEEAGRPGELMPIMEDEHGTYIMNSKDLRAVEHVERLVKIGVDSLKVEGRTKSLYYVARVAQVYRQAIDDAQAGRPFNPDLLLQLEGMANRGYTGGLLERRPSQDYQNYITGHSTFQRSQFVGEVKGIEAGWAEVVVKNRFDVGDRLEVIHPSGNIEIVLDAMRNLDGEPITAAPGSPLHVRVPLPDRYAGALLARRLG